CGACGCCGAAGACCCGTCCGAGCTTCTCGTAGTCGGTGAAGAGCAGGTCGAACGGCGTCGCCCCGGCCCCGTTCGCCGCCGGGCAGTCGACCGCGCTCACGAAGGACGGCAATCCGAGTTCGGCCAGTTCCTCCCGGGTGCCGACCTGCTCGCGCGTATAGAGCGCGGCGAAGGACGACATCACCAGGTCCGGAGTGGCCGCCCGTAGTTGCTCACCGGTCAGCTTCTTGGGGTTGAGCACCGGAATCGTCTCGTAGTCGGCCTGGAACCGTGGCGCCACCCTGGTCTTGAGGTTCGACGTGCCCGCCATCCGTGCGGCCAGGCCCAACGCCAGCAGCGTTTCGGTGGACGACTGATCCAGTGTGACCACCCGTTCCGGGGCCCGAGGGAAGGACAACTCCCGCCCACAGCTCGACACCGTCACAACACCGGCTGACCTGGACCCGTCGGACGGAGGGCCGGCAGGCTCGGCGCACCCGGACAGGGTGATCGCCAGGACGAGGGTGACGCACCAGGCTCTCCGGCCTCTCATCAGCTTCCTTCCGACGCAGGCATGACGATGGGGTCGACAACCGAACCCATAGTGCAGAGAGAACCGTTTCCATTGCAAGATGGCCATCGGCCCACCTCGGCGGGGTTCCTGAGCTTCCGATCGCTGTCCGCCGAACACGGCGGATCTTCCGCCCAGGGACCGAACGCCACCACGGCCCGCTGCCCGTCGCCGACATCGCCGCGTCCTTCCAGGAAGCCGTCGCCGACACCCTCACCCGCAAAGCCGTCACCGCCTGCCGCGACCACCACATCGACACCCTGCTGCTCGTCGGCGGCGTCGCCGCCAACACCCGCGTCCGCACCCTCGCCGAACAACGCAGCACCGCCGCCGGCATCACCCTGCGCGTCCCCGGCGGTGGTCCACGCGGACGGCGCGCAGCACGACGTCGTCGACGTGGTGTGTGCTGATCGCCCCCGGGGGGCGCGGGCGGGTCTCGTCCACGTCGACGCGCCAGTCGTCCGAAGCGGTGATCGCGGCGGCGATCTCGTCGATGCCGACGTACGCCTGCGGGTCGTACATGTGGGTCTGCTCGCCGGGGTCTGACGGCTGCTGGAGCCAGCTCAGGTCGTGACCGACGACGAGCAGCGTCCCACCTACGGCCACGGCGTCGAGGAGGTTGCGCAGTCCGCGCTGCTCGGGGGTGCGCTGGAACGAACCGTACTGGAGGGAGACGAGGTCGTAGGTCTCGTCTGCGAAGGCGGCGGGGTCGTTGGCGTCGCAGTGCAGGATGCGCACGTCGAGCCCGCGGCGTTCCGCTTCGGCCCGGACGCGGTCGAGTGCCCTGCGGGAGACGTCGGAGGCGGTCACCTGCCAGCCTCGTTCGGCCAGCCAGAGCGCGTCGGCGCCCTCACCCGCGCCGACGTCGAGCGCCCGCCCGGGGGGCAGGTCCGTCACCTCCGCCACGAGGGTGCCGTTCGGGTTGGCGCTCCACATGCGTTCCTGGTCGCCGTAGCGGCTGTCCCACTCGATCGCGACGCCGGAGGGGCGGACGCCGGCCGTGGTGTCCTCGGCGGCGAGGCTGAAGGCGATCTGGGCGCCGGTCCAGCTGCCGTTCGCCGCGGACTGCAGGACCTGGGCGCTCGGGTCGGTCAGGTTCCCGGCGGCGAAGACGCCCGCCACGCTGGTACGTCCGGCGGGGTCGACCGCGACGACGCCACCGAGTCCGCTGGGGTGGGCGGTGGTGTCGATACCGAGCCCGGCGAGCATCTCGACCCGGGGACGGAACCGGCCCCCGGTGAGGATCGCGTCGGCCGGCAGGCGGCGGCCGTCGGCGAGCTCGACGACGAGTGGCCCGTCCGGGTCGGCGTCGGCCACCCGGCGCACCGCGCTCTCGACCACCGGGACCCCGGCGGCGACGAGGTTCCGCGCCGCGGCCGGGTCGATCCCCGTCGCGTCGTGCAGCACCACGGTCAACTGGTCGGTCAGGTGCCGCATCAGCGGGGTCGGGTGCAGTCCCATCGGCGTCGTGACGATCTGCACGACCCGCCGGTCGCGGACCTCCCAGCCGTGGCAGAACGGACAGTTGAACACCTGCCGGCCCCAACGCTCGGCGAGGCCCTCGATGTCGGGGAGCTCGTCGACGATGCCGGTCGCGGCCAGTATCCGGCGTGCGACGAGGCCGTGGCCGCCCGAGAGGGCGAGATGGAACCCGTCGTCCGCTTTCCGTACGGCCAGGACCCGGCCGGTGAGGACGTTGCCACCGTAGCTGCGGACCTCCTCCCGCCCGATGGCCCGCATCGCCTCGGGCGGTGTGCCCTCACGTCCGAGGTAGCCGTGCGTGTGCGCTGCCGGCGCGTTCCGCGGCGTGCCGTCGTCGACGACGATGACCGAGCGTCGCTGCCGGGCGAGCTGCAGCGCGGCCGCCAGACCGGCCGCCGATCCGCCGATGACGGCGACGTCGCACCTGCGGACGATGCTCTGGTGCGGTCGGCGTTCGGAGCTTTCGTGGGAATGATCCGTCATGCGTCCAAGCGTAGGAACATCTGGCGGTAGGTGAAAGATAGCTTGCGGGATTCGCAAGACGCCCTCATGCTGGGCAGATGAACGACCGCAGTGAGGTGGAGCGGCTGGCGCGTACCCGCCTACGCAGCATCCGCACCACGCTCGGCTACTCCCTCGACGAGCTCGCCGAGCGCACCAATCTCAGCCCGTCGACGATCAGCCGGGTCGAGACGGGCAAACGGACGCTCAGCCTCGACGTGCTCGTGCCCCTGGCCAACGCGCTCCAGGTCAGTCTCGACGTCCTCTTCGAGGCGCCCAGCGACGAGGACGTGGTGATCCGTCCCGTGCAGCACCGTTCGGGTTCGCGTACGACGTGGCCGCTGAGCCGCGTCGACGGGCGCACCATGGCGATGAAGGTCCGGTTGGAGCCCGAGGCGACGATGCCGGCCCAGCGGGTCCATCCGGGGTACGACTGGTTCCTGGTGCTGGAGGGCAGGGTGCTGCTGTGGCTCGGCGAGCGGCAGATCGAGGTTGCCAAGGGCGAGGCGGCCGAGTTCTCGACGATGACGCCACACTCGATGACAGCGCTCGACGAGCCGGCCGAACTGATCATGATCTTCGACCGCGAGGGGCAGCGCGCACATCTGCACCAGTGAGCCCGAACCGGGGCGGGGCGGTAGCTGGCAGCCACCCACCGCCGCCCGGGACCGCTGGCTCGCCCGCGTGCGCAGAACTTCCCTGAGGCCAACCGATGCCGTAAAGGTGGGGCCGCGCTGTAGTTCCTGGTCTCCACGGACTCGCGCCGGTCGGCCCCGCCGTCATCGCCCCCGCTGCCGCATCGGCAGATCGGCCGGCGCGAGGCCCGGGTGGGCTGTGGCCTCGCGCCGGCCGGTTCCGCCGCTTGCAGGCACTCCCTACCTCGGCGGACGTCTGATGGAGTTACCTGAGGTGGCGGTGGTCAGGGGAGGACCTCGAAGGTCCAGGTCTTGGCGCCGGAGGTGATGGTGGCGCCGGTGGAGGCGAGTTTGCCGGTGACTTCGAAGGTGACGGTGTAGGTGCCGGCGGCGTCGAAGCCCCAGTTGACGTGGGCATGGGTGTTGCGGTTGACGTTGAGGCTGTCGGGCAGGCCGTTGCCGCTGTCGAACAGGACCGTCGGGGTGCCGAGGGTGGTGGTGTAGACACTGAAGCCGGCCGGGCCGCTGACGTTCGTGAGTTTGAAGGTGACCCGGTTGTTCTGGAGCACGCCGCCGGGTATCTCGGTGGTGTTCCAGCCGGCCCAGAGCAGTCCGGCGGTGTTGCTCTGCGGCAGGATCCAAGCGTTGCCACCCGTGCCGAGGAACGACCACGCGCTGCCACCGGGCACGGTGACCTTGGCGGTGTTGGGCACGCGCAGGACGACGTCGGCGGGGTTGCGCTCGACCGGTGGGCTGACGGTGTCGTCGAGCAGGTTGACGGTCAGCGCTCCGCTGGCGTAGTCGACGTCGATGACGTCGACGTGGCCGCTGGACAGGACGATCGGCGCCGCGACAGCGGGGACGGCGGTGCCGGCGAGCAGGGCTGCGGTCAGGGTGAGGCCGGTGAGGAAGCGGCTGCGGGTACGCACGGTGTTCACTCCTTGACCACGACGCGCAGGGTGGCCGGCTCGCTGGTGACCTTCTGCCCGGTGGCGGCGAGGGTGCCGGTGGCGCGGAAGGTGACGCGGTAGGTGCCGGCGCTGTCGAAGGCCCAGTTGGCGTGCAGGTGGTCGCCGGCGGTCAGGGCGATGGTGTCGGGCAGTCCGTCGCCGCTGTCGGCGAGGACGGTGGGCTGCCCGACGGCGTTCTCGGTGTAGATGGCGAGCTGCCCGGGGCCGTTGACCGACCGCAGGCTGAGGGTAAGGGTATCGGCGGTGAAGGTGCCGGTCTCGACCTCCTCGGCGGCGATGCCGGGCCAGACCAGACTGGTGTTCTGGATCTCGGGCAGGATCCAGACCTTCGACACGCCGGGCGTACCGAGGAAGCCGAAGGCGGGGTCGTTCGGGACGGTGACCTTGGCTTGCCGCTTCACGACGACCTTGACCTCGTCGGCGGCGTACTCGACGTCGTTGTCCTCGTCGTGGACGCCGAGTTCCAGCGCACCGTCCTCGTAGGCGATGTCGACCAGGTCGAGGTGCCCGGAGTTGAACGTCACCAGGGATGCCTGCACCGGTGGTGCCGCCGCGAGCAGTGCCACGGTCGCCGCCCCGGAGGCAAGCAGCAGGCGGATGGGCTTGCGCACGAAGATCTCCTTCTCCGCGGTCCCGCATGGACCGCAACTAATGCAAACGATAGTCGTTTCTATTAAGCCGGGGAAGGGCTGATCGGTGGAGGCGATCACGGCAACACGTCACGGCACCTGTGGCGGCGACCTGTCACGGTCGGGCCGGTCACCGTCCTCGGCCCACATGGCCTTGCGGCACGTGCGGTCGGTACGCGTCGAGGCGCACGTACTCGCCAGTGCCGTCGGCAGACCTGCCAGACCGTCTCAGCCTCGTTGTCCGGCGCCGCGTCACGGCATGCGAGGCGTACGCGGACGTCGGACGCTGCGCCACGTCGGGTGGCACCTGCCCGACCTGACAAGGCGGCATGTCTGCGGGCCCGGCGGCGCGCAACGACGAAGCGCGCGTCCTGACGATCGCTTCGCAGGAGGCGCCCGAGCCCCAGCCGGGTCGCCACCCTACGACGTGGCGGCCTCGTCACCGAGACCGCCACGTCTCCCCTGATCCGCCCACCGGAGGTACCACGCTCCTCGGCGGATCACGGAAATGATAACGGAATTCATGAGATTCTTCGGGGAGCGGGGTCAGGCGACGACGGCAACAGGTCCTGCCCCTGCGGACGCCGCCACCGTCTGGTCAGCAGGCCGTGGCGGGGGGCGAGCAGCCAGGCGGCGAGAAAGACGGCGGTCGCGACCAGGACGATGGTGCCGCCGACCGGTGTGTCGTAGCTCCAGGACAGGTACAGCCCGACGACCGCTGACGTGCCGCCGATCACCGGGGCGAGCAGCATCATCACCCCGAGGCGGTCGGTGAGTAGGCGGGCCGCCGCCGCGGGGGTGATCAGCAGGGCCAGGACGAGGATGTTGCCGATGGTCTGCAGGGAGATCACCACGGCCAGGGTGACCAGGACGTAGAGCACGATGTCGAGCCAGAAGACGGACAGCCCCATCGCGCGGGACATCTCCCGGTCGAGGCAGACGGCGACGAACTCCTTGTGCAGGGCGAGCACCAGACCGAGGATGACCAGACCGGTGCCGCCGACGACGTAGAGGTCCCGGTCGGGGATGCCGGTGATCGAGCCGAACAGGAACTGTTGCAGCGACCCGGCGTACCCGGGGGCCTGCGAGATGATCACGATGCCGAGGGCGAACGCGCCGACCAGGAAGACACCTATGATCGAGTCTTCCTTGATCCGCCGGTTCTGGGAGAAGACCGCGATCAGCAGGGCGGTGGCGACACCGGCGACGGCCCCACCGAGCACCAGGCTGCCCTGCAGCACGAAGGCGACCGCGATGCCCGGGAAGACCGCGTGGGCCACCGCGTCGCCGATGAAGGCCATCCCTCGGAGTACGACGTAGCAGCCGACGACGCCACAGACGATGCTGGACATCACCGCGATCGCCAACGCCTTGGGCAGGAACGCGAGGTCCGGGTTGAGCAGGTCGGTGAGGAAGTCGGTGATCGACATCAGGCTGCCCTCACGAGTTTCAGCAGGGGGGAGGTCGCGCTGACCCCGAAGGTCGTCGTCCACAGCTCGGGGTCCTGCAGGTCCGCCGGTCGCCCGTCCGCGACGATCCGGCCGTTGAGCAGGACCAGGCGCGTGCAGGAGTCGACCGCCGCGACCAGGTCGTGGGTGGTCATCAGGACCGCGCGGTCCTCCCGCGCCAGACTGGTGAACAGGTCGCCCAGCAGTTCCTGGGTGGGCATGTCCAGCCCGGTGAACGGCTCGTCGAGCAGCAGGATGCTCGGCGCGAGCGCGAGCGCCCGCGCGACCAGGACGCGTTGACGTTGTCCACCGGACAACTCACCGACCGGCCGGCGGCGCAGCCCGGTCAGCTGTACCCGGTCCATCGCCTCACCGACCGCCCGCCAGTCGCCGACGCCGGGCCGGCGGAGCAGGCCCATGCGACCGGTACGACCGGTCATCACGGCCTGCTCGACGGAGATCGGGAAGTCCCAGGTGAACTCGTGACGCTGCGGTACGTACCCGACTCCGGAACGGCCGGGGCGCGACGGCTGGCCCTCCACCGTCACCGTGCCGCCGCGGGTCCGGATCAGGGCAAGGATGGCGCGCAGCAGGGTGGTCTTCCCGGCGCCGTTGGGTCCGAGCAGCCCGACCAGCTCACCCCGGTCGAGATGCAGGCGGATGTCCCGCAGGACCGCCCGGCCACCGAGGTCCACGTCCAGCCCTTCGATGTCGAGTGCTCTCACCGCTGGTCCTCCGGCAGCGCTGCGGCGCGTTCCCGTTCGGCCCGCCGCTTCGCACCGCGTCCACGCACCAGCAGGAACACCAGTCCCCCGACCAGCAGGACGGCCACGCCTGCCAGCGCCGCGAGCAGCACCGCCGGTGACGTGTCGGCCGGTCCGGTGGCCCCGGCCACGTCCTCGTCGGCCGGCGCCGGCTCGGCCGCCGCGGGGATGTCCGCGGTGGCCGCGTACGCCTCGTCGGCGCTGGTGGCGTCGCCCACGGCGAAGCGCAGCGTACGGGTCGCCGAGACCGTCTCGCCGTTGACCAGGTCGGCCGACGCGCGTACGGCGACCAGGTAGACGCCGGGTGCGCTGAACACCCAGTTGGCGTGGGTGTGGGTGTTGACCGCGGCCCAGAAGGGCTGGGCCTTCGGGTCGGTGGATCGCCACAGCGGCTGCGGGGCGGTGAAGTTGCCCGCCTGGAGATAGGTCGTGAGGCTTCCGGGCCCGCGTACGCCGAGCAGGGTCAGGGTGACGCCGCGGTCGATGGTCTGCATCACCCGGGGGTCCTGGGTGTTCCAGCCGAGCCACACGATGTCGGGGTTCTGGACCTGCGGCACCACGTATACCCGCTTGCCGGCGTCGACGCCGAGGAAGGCGTACGCCTGGTCGTCCGGGACGGTCTGCAGTGCGGCGTCGGAAACCCGGAGCAGGACCTCGTCCGGGTTGCGCCACACCGGTCGCTCCTGGGTGCCGTCGTGGATCAGCACCGTCCATCGGTCGTCGACGTAGCGGGGGCCGATGTCGACGTGTCCGGTGGCGAGTTCCGTCCGGCCGGCGGCGAGTGGCTGGTCGGCGGCGATCGACTGGCCGAGGCCCGGTGTCGGTTCAGCGGCCCGCGCCGGAGCCGGGAGCGCCGACAGCACGAGCAGCGCGGCCAGTGCGAGCCGTGGGACGGTGGTACCGGGGCGCCGGCCGAACAGCGTCCGTCCGGTCGTCACTGTTTTCTCCATCAGTTGTCTCCGGTCAGGCAGTCGTGCAGGGAGTCGGCGTTGAACCGCATCATCTGCGTGTACGTGGTGACGTCCCGGTCGAAGGTGTCGCCGTAGATCGGGCAGACCCGCAGCCCCTGTTCACGGGCCACCTCGGTCAGGGTGGTGGACCGGGCGGCCAGGTTCGGTTCCAGGAAGACGGCGGGGATCCTCAGGTTGCGGATCGTCTCGGTGAGCCGGCGGCGATCGGCGAGACTCGGCTCGGTGGCGGGGTTCGGAGTGACGAAGCCGGAGATCTGGATTCCGTACGCCTGGCCCAGGTAGCCGAACGCGTCGTGGGTGCTGACCAGGTGACGCCGCGACGCCGGGATCCGGGCGACGGTCTCCCGGACGTAGGTGTCGACCTTCTCCAGTTCCCGGATGTAGGCGGAGGCGTTCGCACGGTAGACCGTCGCTCCCCGGGGGTCGACCCGGATCAGGGTGTCCCGGATCAGTTCCACGTAGGAGATGGCGTTGCGGACGTTCTGCCACAGGTGCGGGTCGATCTCGCCGTGCACGTGCTTGCCGAGGACCGCCTGCGGAAGCTGGTGGACCGGGGCGCCGGGCCGACCGAGGAACCGGAACCGGCGGTCGCCGGGCACCTCGCGCAGCGCCTTGTTCGGTACCTCGATGACGGTGGTGGTCGGGTCGTGCACCCGCTGACTGGCCTCGCCGCTGCCTTCCGGGTCGGCGAACAGGTAGAGCCGCCGCTCGTCGAGGTCGACGGTGACGTCGGCGTGCCCGGAGTCGAGTACGGTCGCTCCGGTCATGCCCGGCACCGAGCGCGGATCCACCCCGACGGCGAAGGTGAACGCCTGCTCGCCCAGCGGGACGGGCGCCGTGTCGGGGGTGACCGCCAACTGTGCCCGCATGGTCAGCCGGTAGACGCCCGGCTTGGTGAACGCCCAGCTCATGTGCGTGTGCGCGTCGGGTGGCAGCGTGGCGGTGTCGTCCCGGTACCCGTTGGCGGCGTCGAACCCGTCGCCCGAGTCGACGTAGAACGACGGGTTGCCGAACGACTCGGTCAGGTACGCGAACACCCGACCCGGCCCGTCCGCCGCGGTCGCGCTGAGCAGGACGTCCGAGGAGCGGTTCGCGCCCTGCGCCGCCCCGGTGCCGCGCACCCGCATGCCCAGCCAGATGGTGTCCAGCGACACGTCCTCGACCAGCGGGATGATCTCCGCGGCGTACTTCACCGCTCCCTCGGCCAGGGAGATGTTCGGTACGCCGTCGCGCAGGTTCGCGTCCAGCGCCTTGATGACGGCCTGCTCTTCCAGGAGCAGGTAGTTGCTGAACGCGACGTCGGCGTAGACCACGTCGCGGACGTCCCGCAGGGACGGCTCGTAGCTGTGCGGATCGGCGCCGTCCGGCACCAACGAACTCACCGCCACCCGACCACCACCGACGTTGCTCACCAGGTCCCGCAGGATTCCGGTGGTGGTGACGACCTGGACCCGCTCGTCGTTCGCGCTCAGTGCCACCTCCGAGCGGCAACCGGTGCCCAGCAGGACGATCAGCAGCGCCGGTACGAGCATCCGCCACCCCGTGCGCGACAGGTGGACCGTCACGCGGACACCCCGCCGGGCGGATCGGGCAGGACGGTGTGCCGGCGACGGGCGAACACCACAAGCAGGGCGCCGACCGCCACCAGGACGATGCCGGCCGCCGCGGCCGTCAGCACCCAACCGGCACCGGTACGCGGCAGGGGCCCGCCGCCACCCTGATCCGCACCGCCGTCCCCGGAGCCGGTGCCGGCCACCGAGCCGAAGCCGCTGTTCGGGTCGGTGCTGTCGCCGACGGCGATGGTGAGGGTCTTCGTGTCGGTGACCGACTTGCCGGCGGTGGTGGTGCCGCTCATCTGCACCGCGAGGCGGTAGAGGCCGGGCTTGGCGAACGCCCAGTTGCCGTGCGCGTGGGTGTTGAGCGGGATGCTCAGCTGCTGCGGGAACGGCTTGGCGGAGTCGAACAGCACGTCCGCCTTGCCGAACGAGCCGGTGAGGAACAGGGCGTACCGGCCGGGCCCGGTGACCCCCTTCAGCGTCCAGGTGACGTTGCCCTTGACGCCGGACACGACCGTCTCGTGCTGGGTGTTCCAGCCGGGCCAGACGATGCCCGCCTGCTGCGACTGCGGCAGCAGCCACACCGTGTCACCCTGTTCGCCGAGGAAGTCGGCGTCGGCCGGCACGGTGATCTTCGCGTTGTCCTTGACGTGCAGCACCACGTCGGCGGTCTCCCGCCAGACCGGAGGGCTGGTCCGGTCGTCCTTGATCCGGATCGTCCAGCTGTTTCCGGACAGTTGCGGGCCCATGTCGACGTGCCCGTCGGCGATCACCTGGCGGGCGCCGGTCGCGGGCGCTGCTGCCTTCGCGGGCGGCGCGGCGGCGGGCTTCGGCGCGGCTTCCGGCTTCGGTGCGGCGGGGGGTGGGGGTGCGGCCAGTTGCCGCGTTGCCGACTGCCCGCCGGGCCGCGCCGCCGGCTGGGGCAGGGCCGGCAGCGGAGCCTGTCCACCGGGGCTGATGGCCGGCACACGTACCCGGTACGTCGCGTCGGCGCTGACCTTCCGGCCCGAGCGCAGGGTGGCCGAGCCGGTCAGGGTGAGCCGGTAGTCGCCTGTTGCGTCGAAGGCCCAGACCACACCGCCGGTACGCGTGCCCACCGGTAGCTGCGCCGTCTGCGGCACGCCGGGGCGGCTGCCGAGTATCGGGCTCGCCCCGCCGATACCGGCCAGGGCGTAGGCGGTGAAGTGACCGGGCCCCTCGACCGAGCGCAGGGTGAGGGCCACCGTGTCGTCGGTGACGACACCCGGGCGTACCCCGGTGGTGTCCAAGGCCGGAAAGCCGGTGTCGCCGGCGGCCAGTGACCACACCGGCTGGCCCGGCGCGCCGAGG
The sequence above is a segment of the Micromonospora sp. WMMD882 genome. Coding sequences within it:
- a CDS encoding bifunctional NAD(P)/FAD-dependent oxidoreductase/class I SAM-dependent methyltransferase, with protein sequence MTDHSHESSERRPHQSIVRRCDVAVIGGSAAGLAAALQLARQRRSVIVVDDGTPRNAPAAHTHGYLGREGTPPEAMRAIGREEVRSYGGNVLTGRVLAVRKADDGFHLALSGGHGLVARRILAATGIVDELPDIEGLAERWGRQVFNCPFCHGWEVRDRRVVQIVTTPMGLHPTPLMRHLTDQLTVVLHDATGIDPAAARNLVAAGVPVVESAVRRVADADPDGPLVVELADGRRLPADAILTGGRFRPRVEMLAGLGIDTTAHPSGLGGVVAVDPAGRTSVAGVFAAGNLTDPSAQVLQSAANGSWTGAQIAFSLAAEDTTAGVRPSGVAIEWDSRYGDQERMWSANPNGTLVAEVTDLPPGRALDVGAGEGADALWLAERGWQVTASDVSRRALDRVRAEAERRGLDVRILHCDANDPAAFADETYDLVSLQYGSFQRTPEQRGLRNLLDAVAVGGTLLVVGHDLSWLQQPSDPGEQTHMYDPQAYVGIDEIAAAITASDDWRVDVDETRPRPPGAISTHHVDDVVLRAVRVDHRRGRAG
- a CDS encoding helix-turn-helix domain-containing protein, producing the protein MNDRSEVERLARTRLRSIRTTLGYSLDELAERTNLSPSTISRVETGKRTLSLDVLVPLANALQVSLDVLFEAPSDEDVVIRPVQHRSGSRTTWPLSRVDGRTMAMKVRLEPEATMPAQRVHPGYDWFLVLEGRVLLWLGERQIEVAKGEAAEFSTMTPHSMTALDEPAELIMIFDREGQRAHLHQ
- a CDS encoding choice-of-anchor M domain-containing protein — protein: MNTVRTRSRFLTGLTLTAALLAGTAVPAVAAPIVLSSGHVDVIDVDYASGALTVNLLDDTVSPPVERNPADVVLRVPNTAKVTVPGGSAWSFLGTGGNAWILPQSNTAGLLWAGWNTTEIPGGVLQNNRVTFKLTNVSGPAGFSVYTTTLGTPTVLFDSGNGLPDSLNVNRNTHAHVNWGFDAAGTYTVTFEVTGKLASTGATITSGAKTWTFEVLP
- a CDS encoding choice-of-anchor M domain-containing protein, whose protein sequence is MRKPIRLLLASGAATVALLAAAPPVQASLVTFNSGHLDLVDIAYEDGALELGVHDEDNDVEYAADEVKVVVKRQAKVTVPNDPAFGFLGTPGVSKVWILPEIQNTSLVWPGIAAEEVETGTFTADTLTLSLRSVNGPGQLAIYTENAVGQPTVLADSGDGLPDTIALTAGDHLHANWAFDSAGTYRVTFRATGTLAATGQKVTSEPATLRVVVKE
- a CDS encoding anchored repeat-type ABC transporter permease subunit — protein: MSITDFLTDLLNPDLAFLPKALAIAVMSSIVCGVVGCYVVLRGMAFIGDAVAHAVFPGIAVAFVLQGSLVLGGAVAGVATALLIAVFSQNRRIKEDSIIGVFLVGAFALGIVIISQAPGYAGSLQQFLFGSITGIPDRDLYVVGGTGLVILGLVLALHKEFVAVCLDREMSRAMGLSVFWLDIVLYVLVTLAVVISLQTIGNILVLALLITPAAAARLLTDRLGVMMLLAPVIGGTSAVVGLYLSWSYDTPVGGTIVLVATAVFLAAWLLAPRHGLLTRRWRRPQGQDLLPSSPDPAPRRIS
- a CDS encoding anchored repeat-type ABC transporter ATP-binding subunit produces the protein MRALDIEGLDVDLGGRAVLRDIRLHLDRGELVGLLGPNGAGKTTLLRAILALIRTRGGTVTVEGQPSRPGRSGVGYVPQRHEFTWDFPISVEQAVMTGRTGRMGLLRRPGVGDWRAVGEAMDRVQLTGLRRRPVGELSGGQRQRVLVARALALAPSILLLDEPFTGLDMPTQELLGDLFTSLAREDRAVLMTTHDLVAAVDSCTRLVLLNGRIVADGRPADLQDPELWTTTFGVSATSPLLKLVRAA
- a CDS encoding choice-of-anchor M domain-containing protein, which codes for MEKTVTTGRTLFGRRPGTTVPRLALAALLVLSALPAPARAAEPTPGLGQSIAADQPLAAGRTELATGHVDIGPRYVDDRWTVLIHDGTQERPVWRNPDEVLLRVSDAALQTVPDDQAYAFLGVDAGKRVYVVPQVQNPDIVWLGWNTQDPRVMQTIDRGVTLTLLGVRGPGSLTTYLQAGNFTAPQPLWRSTDPKAQPFWAAVNTHTHANWVFSAPGVYLVAVRASADLVNGETVSATRTLRFAVGDATSADEAYAATADIPAAAEPAPADEDVAGATGPADTSPAVLLAALAGVAVLLVGGLVFLLVRGRGAKRRAERERAAALPEDQR
- a CDS encoding anchored repeat ABC transporter, substrate-binding protein; translation: MLVPALLIVLLGTGCRSEVALSANDERVQVVTTTGILRDLVSNVGGGRVAVSSLVPDGADPHSYEPSLRDVRDVVYADVAFSNYLLLEEQAVIKALDANLRDGVPNISLAEGAVKYAAEIIPLVEDVSLDTIWLGMRVRGTGAAQGANRSSDVLLSATAADGPGRVFAYLTESFGNPSFYVDSGDGFDAANGYRDDTATLPPDAHTHMSWAFTKPGVYRLTMRAQLAVTPDTAPVPLGEQAFTFAVGVDPRSVPGMTGATVLDSGHADVTVDLDERRLYLFADPEGSGEASQRVHDPTTTVIEVPNKALREVPGDRRFRFLGRPGAPVHQLPQAVLGKHVHGEIDPHLWQNVRNAISYVELIRDTLIRVDPRGATVYRANASAYIRELEKVDTYVRETVARIPASRRHLVSTHDAFGYLGQAYGIQISGFVTPNPATEPSLADRRRLTETIRNLRIPAVFLEPNLAARSTTLTEVAREQGLRVCPIYGDTFDRDVTTYTQMMRFNADSLHDCLTGDN
- a CDS encoding TIGR03773 family transporter-associated surface protein; its protein translation is MRVGAAGLAMAVLALAAGATPAAAEPSVVTAAGADLVAVTLGGDSMSLRIRDAAQVAGDAPGHDPADVVLGPDGGLAGRVPAGKVFAFLGAPGQPVWSLAAGDTGFPALDTTGVRPGVVTDDTVALTLRSVEGPGHFTAYALAGIGGASPILGSRPGVPQTAQLPVGTRTGGVVWAFDATGDYRLTLTGSATLRSGRKVSADATYRVRVPAISPGGQAPLPALPQPAARPGGQSATRQLAAPPPPAAPKPEAAPKPAAAPPAKAAAPATGARQVIADGHVDMGPQLSGNSWTIRIKDDRTSPPVWRETADVVLHVKDNAKITVPADADFLGEQGDTVWLLPQSQQAGIVWPGWNTQHETVVSGVKGNVTWTLKGVTGPGRYALFLTGSFGKADVLFDSAKPFPQQLSIPLNTHAHGNWAFAKPGLYRLAVQMSGTTTAGKSVTDTKTLTIAVGDSTDPNSGFGSVAGTGSGDGGADQGGGGPLPRTGAGWVLTAAAAGIVLVAVGALLVVFARRRHTVLPDPPGGVSA